The Saccharopolyspora gloriosae genome has a segment encoding these proteins:
- the glf gene encoding UDP-galactopyranose mutase — protein MTNAEYDLVVVGSGFFGLTIAERTATQLDKRVLVLERRSHIGGNAYSEAEPETGIEVHRYGAHLFHTSNRRVWEYVNQFTDFTNYQHRVFTIHRGQAYPMPINLATISQFFGRYFTPAEARQLIAEQASEIADPKLAASHEEKGIALIGRPLYDAFFRGYTAKQWQTDPRDLPASIVSRLPVRFDFNNRYFSDTYEGLPVNGYTAWLKRMADHPNIDIRLSTDFFDVRDEIPPRTPIVYTGPLDRYFDHCEGWLSWRTLDFESEILPITDFQGTSVMNYASEEVPYTRVHEFRHFHPERHYPADKTVIVREYSRFADKEDEPYYPINTSEDRAKLERYRSLARREAVERQVLFGGRLGTYQYLDMHMAIGSALSMFENKVVPFFAEGQAFSV, from the coding sequence GTGACTAATGCAGAGTACGATCTGGTCGTAGTCGGTTCTGGATTCTTTGGGTTGACTATAGCTGAGCGCACCGCCACGCAGCTCGACAAGCGTGTGCTGGTGTTGGAGCGCCGTAGTCACATCGGAGGCAACGCGTATTCTGAAGCCGAGCCTGAGACCGGCATTGAGGTCCATCGCTATGGCGCGCACCTGTTCCACACAAGCAACAGGCGGGTGTGGGAGTATGTCAACCAGTTCACCGATTTCACAAACTACCAGCACCGAGTCTTCACTATTCATCGTGGTCAGGCCTACCCGATGCCGATCAATCTGGCCACCATCTCCCAGTTCTTTGGCCGCTACTTTACGCCGGCCGAAGCTCGTCAGTTGATCGCGGAGCAGGCCAGCGAGATCGCCGACCCTAAGCTTGCAGCAAGCCACGAAGAGAAGGGCATCGCCTTGATCGGGCGGCCGCTTTACGATGCGTTTTTCCGTGGTTACACTGCCAAGCAGTGGCAAACTGACCCTCGGGATTTGCCCGCTTCGATTGTTTCCCGGCTTCCGGTTCGGTTCGATTTCAACAACCGTTACTTCAGTGACACTTATGAGGGACTGCCTGTAAATGGCTACACCGCTTGGCTGAAGAGGATGGCTGATCATCCCAATATTGACATTCGGCTATCAACGGACTTCTTCGACGTTCGTGACGAGATTCCACCGCGTACTCCGATCGTTTACACCGGGCCGTTGGATCGGTACTTCGACCACTGCGAGGGATGGCTGAGTTGGCGCACTTTGGACTTCGAGTCCGAAATCTTGCCGATTACCGACTTTCAAGGCACCTCTGTGATGAACTATGCTTCAGAAGAAGTGCCCTACACTCGTGTACACGAGTTTCGCCACTTTCATCCGGAGCGCCACTATCCCGCAGACAAGACGGTGATCGTTCGAGAATACTCGCGGTTTGCTGACAAGGAAGACGAGCCTTATTATCCGATTAACACGTCCGAGGATCGCGCTAAGCTGGAACGTTATCGATCTTTGGCGCGGCGCGAGGCTGTGGAGCGTCAGGTATTGTTTGGCGGCCGTCTTGGAACCTACCAATATTTGGATATGCATATGGCGATCGGGTCCGCTCTGAGTATGTTCGAGAATAAAGTTGTTCCCTTTTTTGCTGAAGGTCAAGCCTTTAGTGTTTGA